In the genome of Acidobacteriota bacterium, one region contains:
- a CDS encoding ABC transporter ATP-binding protein, which translates to MSFVTVSGLSKAYPVGGRSLSVLRGLDLLVDRGEMVAIIGASGVGKSTLLHLLGGLDTADGGRVRVAEADLTAMADADRVTFRNRHIGFVFQFHHLLPEFTAQENAEMPLRIARADGPPRNARAREVLTRVGLAERLDHRPGMLSGGEQQRVAVARALVMAPDLLLADEPTGDLDETTADALHGLLREMHRERHLTSIIATHNPRLAAACDRVLRLHDGRLEPA; encoded by the coding sequence ATGTCGTTTGTCACCGTCTCCGGGCTCAGCAAGGCGTACCCGGTAGGCGGCCGCTCGCTGAGCGTCCTGCGCGGCCTCGATCTCCTGGTGGACCGCGGCGAGATGGTCGCGATCATCGGCGCATCGGGCGTGGGGAAGAGCACGCTGCTGCACCTGCTCGGCGGTCTCGATACGGCGGACGGCGGTCGGGTCCGCGTCGCGGAGGCGGACCTCACCGCGATGGCGGATGCGGACCGCGTGACGTTCCGGAACCGCCACATCGGGTTCGTGTTCCAGTTTCATCACCTGCTGCCGGAGTTCACCGCGCAGGAAAACGCGGAGATGCCGTTGCGCATCGCCCGCGCCGATGGGCCGCCGCGGAACGCGCGCGCCCGCGAGGTGCTGACGCGCGTCGGCCTCGCGGAGCGCCTGGACCATCGTCCCGGCATGTTGTCAGGCGGCGAGCAGCAGCGCGTCGCGGTGGCCCGCGCGCTCGTGATGGCGCCGGATCTGCTCCTCGCGGACGAACCCACCGGCGACCTCGATGAGACCACCGCGGACGCGCTGCACGGCCTGCTGCGCGAGATGCACCGCGAGCGGCACCTCACGTCGATCATCGCGACGCACAACCCCCGCCTCGCGGCGGCGTGCGATCGCGTGCTGCGCCTGCACGATGGCCGGCTCGAGCCCGCCTGA
- the lysS gene encoding lysine--tRNA ligase: MTEEQQQKESDQIVQRRANLAELERLGVPPYPRKFERTDTIASLVAAHGARSAGELEAARVEIRTAGRILAIRSFGRANFLVLSDGQAKIQVYVRKDALPELDFRVFTLLDFGDFAGVAGHLFRTKTNELTIWATHVEFLAKCLLPMPEKWHGLQDVEIRYRQRYLDLIVNPDSRKVFEVRSRVLAAIRAFLNARGYLEVETPMMQAVAGGALARPFETHHNALDLDLYLRIAPELYLKRLTVGGIERVYEINRNFRNEGISTQHNPEFTMLEFYQAYSDYLELMDMTEELIVCVAREAVGRETITFNGREISLARPFRRMKLRDGAREAASKALGTEVSDADLRDATRAAAIAMRLGVALEAGWGAGKITTEIFEKLLEESLLDPVFVYDFPTEVSPLSKQKPDDPDTVERFELYIGAFEVANAFSELNDPAEQRRRFEAQLLDRQRGDQEAHAMDEDYIRALEYGMPPAAGEGLGIDRLVMLLTDNPSIRDVILFPLMKPRRQGRAAE, from the coding sequence ATGACTGAGGAACAGCAGCAGAAGGAATCCGACCAGATCGTTCAGCGGCGTGCGAACCTCGCCGAGCTGGAGCGGCTGGGGGTGCCGCCGTACCCGCGCAAGTTCGAGCGCACCGACACGATTGCATCGCTCGTCGCGGCGCACGGCGCGAGAAGCGCAGGCGAGCTCGAGGCCGCGCGCGTGGAGATCCGCACCGCCGGCCGCATCCTGGCCATCCGCAGCTTCGGCAGGGCCAACTTTCTCGTGCTCTCCGACGGCCAGGCGAAGATCCAGGTGTACGTCCGGAAGGACGCGCTGCCGGAGCTGGACTTCCGGGTGTTCACGCTGCTGGACTTCGGCGATTTCGCCGGTGTCGCGGGCCACCTGTTTCGCACGAAGACCAACGAGCTGACGATCTGGGCGACGCACGTCGAGTTCCTCGCGAAGTGCCTCCTGCCGATGCCCGAGAAATGGCACGGCCTCCAGGACGTCGAGATTCGGTATCGCCAGCGCTACCTCGACCTGATCGTCAATCCCGACTCGCGCAAGGTGTTCGAGGTCCGCAGCCGGGTGCTTGCCGCGATCCGTGCGTTCCTGAACGCGCGCGGCTACCTCGAAGTCGAGACGCCGATGATGCAGGCCGTCGCCGGCGGCGCGCTGGCCCGCCCCTTCGAGACCCATCACAACGCGCTCGACCTCGACCTCTACCTGCGCATCGCGCCGGAGCTGTACCTCAAGCGGCTCACCGTCGGGGGAATCGAGCGTGTCTACGAGATCAACCGGAATTTCAGGAACGAAGGGATCTCGACGCAGCACAACCCCGAGTTCACGATGCTCGAGTTCTACCAGGCCTACTCGGACTACCTCGAGCTGATGGACATGACCGAGGAGCTGATCGTCTGTGTCGCGCGCGAAGCCGTGGGGCGCGAGACGATCACGTTCAACGGGCGTGAGATTTCGCTGGCGCGCCCCTTCCGCCGGATGAAGCTGCGCGACGGCGCGCGCGAGGCCGCGTCGAAGGCGCTGGGCACGGAGGTGTCGGACGCGGACCTCAGGGATGCCACGCGCGCTGCGGCGATCGCCATGCGGCTCGGCGTGGCGCTGGAAGCGGGCTGGGGAGCCGGGAAGATCACGACGGAGATCTTCGAGAAGCTCCTCGAGGAGTCGCTGCTGGACCCGGTGTTCGTATACGACTTCCCGACCGAGGTCTCGCCGCTGTCGAAGCAGAAGCCGGATGACCCGGACACGGTCGAGCGGTTCGAGCTGTACATCGGCGCCTTCGAGGTGGCCAACGCCTTCAGCGAGCTGAACGACCCGGCGGAGCAGCGCCGCCGCTTCGAAGCGCAACTGCTGGACCGCCAGCGGGGCGACCAGGAAGCGCACGCGATGGATGAGGATTACATCCGCGCGCTCGAGTACGGCATGCCGCCGGCGGCCGGCGAGGGGCTGGGCATCGATCGTCTCGTCATGCTGCTCACCGACAACCCATCGATCCGCGACGTCATCCTCTTCCCGCTCATGAAGCCACGGCGGCAGGGGCGTGCCGCCGAATGA
- the nusB gene encoding transcription antitermination factor NusB, which yields MNREERRGAREAALQILYQWEIGGASLDDTLAAYWDVREQDPAEGTPPAVDREYAATLARGTAERLPELDPLIEARAEHWRLSRMAVIDRLILRLAAYELRHQPGAPAPVVINEALELARTFSGEDSVRFINGVLDGLAKRHD from the coding sequence ATGAACCGCGAAGAGAGGCGCGGGGCGCGCGAGGCGGCGCTCCAGATCCTGTACCAATGGGAGATCGGCGGCGCATCGCTCGATGACACGCTGGCGGCCTACTGGGACGTTCGCGAGCAGGATCCGGCCGAGGGCACCCCTCCCGCGGTGGACCGCGAGTACGCCGCGACGCTGGCGCGCGGCACCGCCGAGCGGCTGCCCGAGCTCGACCCGCTCATCGAGGCGCGGGCGGAGCACTGGCGGCTGTCGCGCATGGCCGTCATCGATCGTCTCATCCTGCGGCTCGCCGCCTACGAGCTGCGGCACCAGCCCGGCGCGCCCGCGCCCGTGGTGATCAACGAGGCGCTCGAGCTCGCCCGCACGTTCAGCGGCGAGGACTCGGTGCGGTTCATCAACGGCGTGCTCGACGGCCTCGCGAAGCGACATGACTGA
- a CDS encoding lipoprotein-releasing ABC transporter permease subunit, with product MRELPFELFVALRYLLARRKQAFISLISFISTLGVAVGVMALILALALMTGLQGELRNRIVGSAAHIYVWKVGGGGITEPEQDTKRVRALPRVVGAAPVIIGKALVDSGREKAFITIKGIDPRLEASVTDVGRAMQQGSLAALEASTTDRPDGIVIGRELAAQLSVSLGDDVSVLTPEGTLSPMGMIPRTRRFRVVGIFSLGLFEFDAAYGYVRMDVAGHLLNRDRPDYIEARVDDMYAAPRLAEEYERQLGESYITQDWADMNRSLFSALWLEKMAISITIGLIVMVAALNIVASLVLLVMEKNRDIAILKTMGTGAASIRTIFMLQGLLIGLVGTTAGTVLGLGASYVLDRYKLIRVPTDVYQISYVPFVVEPLDLLVVIASAVLICFVATIYPSRQAARLDPAQALRYS from the coding sequence ATGAGGGAACTGCCGTTCGAGCTGTTCGTCGCCTTGCGGTACCTGCTCGCCCGGCGCAAGCAGGCGTTCATCTCGCTGATCTCGTTCATCTCCACGCTGGGGGTCGCCGTCGGCGTGATGGCGCTCATCCTGGCGCTGGCGCTCATGACCGGTCTCCAGGGGGAGCTTCGCAACCGCATCGTCGGCTCGGCGGCGCACATCTACGTGTGGAAGGTGGGCGGCGGCGGCATCACCGAGCCGGAGCAGGACACGAAACGTGTCCGGGCCCTTCCGCGCGTGGTGGGTGCGGCGCCGGTGATCATCGGCAAGGCGCTCGTGGACTCGGGGCGCGAGAAGGCGTTCATCACCATCAAAGGGATCGACCCGAGGCTCGAGGCGTCGGTGACCGACGTCGGCCGCGCCATGCAGCAGGGATCGCTGGCAGCGCTCGAGGCGAGCACCACGGACCGGCCTGACGGCATCGTGATCGGCCGCGAGCTGGCCGCGCAGCTGTCCGTGTCGCTGGGGGATGACGTCTCGGTGCTGACGCCGGAGGGGACGCTCTCTCCGATGGGCATGATCCCGCGCACGCGCCGCTTCCGCGTCGTCGGCATCTTCAGCCTCGGGTTGTTCGAGTTCGATGCGGCGTACGGCTACGTGCGCATGGACGTCGCGGGGCACCTGCTCAACCGCGATCGCCCCGACTACATCGAGGCGCGTGTGGACGACATGTACGCCGCGCCGAGACTCGCGGAGGAGTACGAGCGGCAGCTCGGCGAGAGCTACATCACCCAGGACTGGGCGGACATGAACCGCTCGCTCTTCTCGGCGCTGTGGCTCGAGAAAATGGCGATTTCCATCACCATCGGGCTCATCGTCATGGTCGCCGCGCTCAATATCGTCGCGTCGCTCGTGCTGCTCGTCATGGAGAAGAACCGCGACATCGCGATTCTGAAGACGATGGGGACGGGGGCCGCGAGCATCCGCACGATCTTCATGCTGCAGGGGCTGCTCATCGGCCTCGTCGGCACGACCGCCGGGACGGTCCTGGGCCTCGGAGCGTCGTACGTGCTCGACAGGTACAAACTGATCCGCGTTCCCACCGATGTCTACCAGATTTCGTACGTGCCCTTCGTCGTCGAGCCGCTGGACCTGCTCGTCGTCATCGCATCCGCCGTGCTGATCTGCTTTGTCGCGACGATTTACCCGTCCCGCCAGGCCGCGAGGCTCGACCCGGCGCAGGCGCTGCGGTACTCGTGA